The Carnobacterium divergens nucleotide sequence TCAAAGTATATGACAATACTGAATTAAAAAATGAACAGCTTGAAAATTAAAAAGAAGATTGTGAAAGGAGTTAAGAGAATGAATGAGCAGATGAATCAAATTTCAATGGAAATTATTTTACATGCTGGAGATGCGCGGAAATTAGTGATGGATGCTTTTGAAAAGATGGGGAATAAAGAGTTTGATGAGGTAAGAGAGTTATTGAAATTAGCTAAAATTGAGATACTAGCAGCTCATAAAGCTCAAACGGAAACGATTCAAGCAGAAGCGAGTGGAACGCAGCATGAGTTTTCTTTATTATTTGCCCATGCGCAAGATACCTTGATGACAATCAGTTCTGAATGGAATATTGCCAATCAGCTAGTTTCGGTAGTTGAAAAATTAACTGAAAAATAGGAGGAAGAACAAGATGATAGAACGAACAGGTTTTCCCAAAAATTTTTTATGGGGTGGCGCAGTTGCTGCTAATCAAATTGAAGGTGGTTTTGAACTTGATGGAAAAGGTTTGAGTGTGGCAGATGTTCATTTATACAAT carries:
- a CDS encoding PTS lactose/cellobiose transporter subunit IIA — its product is MNEQMNQISMEIILHAGDARKLVMDAFEKMGNKEFDEVRELLKLAKIEILAAHKAQTETIQAEASGTQHEFSLLFAHAQDTLMTISSEWNIANQLVSVVEKLTEK